Part of the Triplophysa rosa linkage group LG3, Trosa_1v2, whole genome shotgun sequence genome, attatatataagtCGTCAACGTCATCATTAATAATTTGTCCCTCCTGTGATATTTTAGATCTTTCCTAAAGAAAGATTAATTAAAGGAGcgatgtggagattttagtggcatGTAGTGGTGAGGtggcgaattgcaaccaacagctcactccaccccttcctttcgaagcactaagcTGGATCTCATAGGACAAAGATGACGttgcgttttcgcttctttgtcgaaggagataatgtatttacgaaacgcactctatagagcagtttgtccatatagggctactgtagaaacaacatgacgaattccatacaaggggacccgcggtgtatgtagatagaaatagttcattgtaaggtaatgaaaacataacgtttcattatgtaaggtctatttatacacatctgaagacatagttatgacTCGCACTTGTTTTTGTCTCCTCACAGGATGATTGACAGTTACCTGTGCTGAGTCACGCAGCAGAATGCCTGGTGTGCCCCGTGGGGCCTCGCAACACCACACTGCGCCCGTAGCCTGTGCGATCATCTGTTCCTGGCTGTTGATCCTCATCCATCCCGCCTTTTGCCAAAAACCAGCAAAGTTGCCTCTGGTGGGCCGTAAGCCTTTCCTGGCAGCATGGAACGCCCCGTTGGACATGTGCACGCTGAAGTACAAAGTCAATGTCAGTCTTGATCTCTTCCACATCAGCGGAAGTCCACGAGCAGTCCACACGGGTCAGAATGTCACCATCTTCTACGCCAACCGTCTGGGCTACTACCCTTTCTACAACGAGGAGGGGGTACCCATCAACGGAGGCCTACCTCAAAACAGCAGCCTCAAAGAGCACCTCCGCAAAGCCAGAAAAGACATAGCGCACTTTATACCTTCCGAAGACTTCCGTGGCCTGGCTGTAATCGATTGGGAGTACTGGAGACCGCAGTGGAGTCGAAACTGGGAAAAGAAGGACATTTACCGCCAGCGTTCCCGCGAGCTGATCGAGCAGGCCTACGTTAACGTAACGCAAGAGCAGGTACAGGAACTTGCGCGCTTGCGGTTCGAGAAGACTGCCAAGGAGTTAATGCGGAGCACGCTGCAGCTCGGCACGCAAACCCGTCCGAATGGGCTCTGGGGTTTCTACCTGTACCCTGACTGCCACAATTACAACGTGCACGCACACGACTACAACGGCACGTGCCCTCAGCAGGAGAGAGTTCGGAACGACGAGCTGTTTTGGCTGTGGAACAGCAGCACTGCCCTTTTTCCGGCACTGGCTATACGCAAGGGCCACACAGACAGCGTTCGCAACCTGCACTTCTCGAAAAATAGAGTGCTGGAGTCACTGAGGCTAGCCTCCCTTACCTCACTGCCTTATGACCTGCCTATATATGTATACACACGGCTGGGCTACAGGGATGATGCCATGGCATTTCTGACCCAGGTAAACAACCGTAGATATTGAAGAAATGCCAACATACACCTACTATTTCGAACTGACCAAAAGCCCTCTACATGATTTTGAACCTCTGCGGAGATAAAAGCTGAAATACCTAATCACTCAAAATAATAtggtaatattttatattagcgATACAGTTTATCTCACTTGCTACTGCATCAGCACCCTTACATAAAATAAGTTTGTGTAAAAATTATATTAGCAGCACACTTATTATCATTTatacttttaaagtaaaataagaaagtatactttcagtgCACTTTGTCAGTCAAATGTAATTAAGTATGTAATTAAGTGTATTTGGCTTTAACCTGTATTAAACTGAAGCTGATCTTGCTAATAAGATTTCTATACTTTTAAGTATAAATATTACAACCTCAATAAGAACACACACTAGTAtggttaaaatacaaaaataatatataaataataaactctAAAAATTATGTTCATAAAAAAGAATATATAAATTACTGAGAGTATCTTAAAGCTtacttttataaacaaaaaaaatgtgctaCACACTGAACTAGTTGTGTAAACTATACACACATATTGTTGCAgtacaaatgaaaaatgtagttttttgCTTCACGGAAAGTTTTATTCATCCCCCCAACTAGAACTAAAAGATCACTACTGTTACACCCTAAAGtgcagtttttaaaataaaaagtgggCCAGTTAGTCCCAAGTAGTATGGAAATAGTACATTTTTACTCCTAGTACCTTGATTCAGTATTAATATACTTACTGcgtaatatacagtaaataaacttGAACTGTACATTATAGCATACTTTATAAAACAATCAATCAAcaagtatacttattttttgtaaaggCAGTGAAGAGGTCACGAGAGGTCATTAGAAAACATAGACATTTCAGCGGCAACAGAAACAAACGGAATCGATAACTTTTGAGTAGTTTTATACAATAAAagtaatatacaacaaaatatgaatataaattaatatcaatataaatataaacacaggCCGAAAGtgaacttcgggccaggcacgtGCATCCGAGACAGTCTATAGGCAACTGAACCTTTCTGTAGCCTGAATGTGCTGCAAGTCGCTATAGACAAAAGTGACTGCCAGatccataaatgtaaaataatacttTGTTTCTGTCCCACTTTGATATTCCCTGTAGACACACAGTGTTGGTCCATAATCTGAAAGAGCTCTATCTTGTGGTCAAATACACACAACAATACATTTTACTTAGTCACAGATTGGCTTTATACAATACAATCTGACTATCTTCAGACTATGCTAtgtattaatgcatttttattgttttgcattattatttgcattCCTTCCTTTGCTCACAAATTTACAGTATTTGGCTTTTCATGTCACAGAAGGATTTGATACACACAATAGGAGAAAGTGCTGCTCTGGGTGCAGCAGGTTTCGTCATGTGGGGGGATCTCAACCTCACGTCCTCAAGGGTAAGATTTTTAACACCTATTCGTTTTGATATACTTGTTTCTGCTGTTCACATCAACACAGCTTGACAGATTTGCACTATCGATTTAGGTCAGGAAAGCTAAAAATGTCTAAATTATATTCTGAAAAAATTTTGGCAGTCACACTTTTGTGAgtcaattaaatattttatttctgttagAGATAAAGCCGTGTTCATACTGATTTTATGTATGCTATTTATGCTCCACAGTCCCTTTTCACACTTCAATTCTGAATTCACGTTGACACTGAATCTCTCCCCAGCACAACTGTTCCAAAGTCAAGGCGTTTCTAAACCACAGACTGGGACAGTACATCACTAACGTTACCCGGGCAGCTGAAGTCTGTAGTGACTCCCTGTGTCAGTCCAACGGACGCTGTGTCCGCCGAGACCCGGAGGAGCCACACTACCTACACCTGAGCCAATCAAGCTACCGCATCCACTCCAACAGGAACGGCACGTTCAGAGTGACCGGCTGGCACTCTCAGCAAGAGCTCCACCTGCTGGACAAGAGGTTCCGCTGTCACTGTTACCAGGGGTACAGGGGCGACCGCTGCGACAGCATAGAGTCAGAGGAGAAAGAAGAAGACAATATGATCAAAGAGAATGTGGAGGAGGTGATGGAGGAGGTGAGGGAGGACATGAGGGAGGAGGAACATGAGGAGCAAGAAGATACGAGGGATGCAGCGGTGCATTTAGAAAAAGCCCTCATTCTGACTGTTCTGCTCATCTTCTTAAACTTTGTTTGTATTCAAGAGTGAAACACGTAATTTCTGTACCACTGGCAGGGGTGGACTGGGAAGCAAAAACATcccacatcggccctccaccatttctgtcgacgggggggggggggggggggggggggggggaggggttGTATGTAAtgtgtcattgcgttacatgcATATGTCTccgtctcgctaatgccttcgcgttgcgtgcattcgcgttAATAACGTTCGTCTGTCCGGACCAAGCAtccattccggccccatacattagcggcccaccaGGAAAAGTTCCGATactccagatggccagtccgccctgACTCacggccgttctggactttgacagaatttcctactggtcagtccacCCCTTGCCACTGGGATCCTTAAAATCGATAGCCACACCCCAAAACCATACTATTGGTTAAGCCGATGTTGCTGTGACAGGACGCTTAAAGAAACAGAggaatgttttaaacattttacactTTGCAAAAAATTGTCTCTGTACATTACAAagaaaattaacacaaaaaattacaattccgtCAATATTAACACATGAACGTTCCATTTAAACTGAAATATGTCACACGTCACCTGTGAGGAAATGTGGCCATAGAGCCTTGAGATGGAACATCATGACTCAAgtcaagttttcatttttgtgattttggatttttttaaagattgttACAGTGGTGCTGTATGGTGATGATGTAGAGACGCAAGCCTTTGCACAAACTTCATTCTAAGTAGATATGTAGAATGACTGTTCTGAACTTTAGTTTTTCATTATATGCTCTTTAATCTGAACtgaatgctgggttatttcgtTTATGTCTGTTTGCCCGAAAAGGTTTAATCTACGCATACTGTTTTGACAAAGCACTGAAACCAAAATGCTTTTCTTGACTTTTCTTAGAAAGACCCAGAATGTTCCCCTTTGCTTTAGCTAATCACAGTTATTCTCATTTTACAgagcactgcaaaaaaaatgacTAGTGCAGGATGATgtcatcaatatttttggtCCCTTTTCCCAagacatttactgtaaaaaacctGCTTAACACACAAGTATACTAGCATAACTAAAAGACACATGCTTGCTTTCAAAGCCTAATACTT contains:
- the LOC130552245 gene encoding hyaluronidase-4; protein product: MPGVPRGASQHHTAPVACAIICSWLLILIHPAFCQKPAKLPLVGRKPFLAAWNAPLDMCTLKYKVNVSLDLFHISGSPRAVHTGQNVTIFYANRLGYYPFYNEEGVPINGGLPQNSSLKEHLRKARKDIAHFIPSEDFRGLAVIDWEYWRPQWSRNWEKKDIYRQRSRELIEQAYVNVTQEQVQELARLRFEKTAKELMRSTLQLGTQTRPNGLWGFYLYPDCHNYNVHAHDYNGTCPQQERVRNDELFWLWNSSTALFPALAIRKGHTDSVRNLHFSKNRVLESLRLASLTSLPYDLPIYVYTRLGYRDDAMAFLTQKDLIHTIGESAALGAAGFVMWGDLNLTSSRHNCSKVKAFLNHRLGQYITNVTRAAEVCSDSLCQSNGRCVRRDPEEPHYLHLSQSSYRIHSNRNGTFRVTGWHSQQELHLLDKRFRCHCYQGYRGDRCDSIESEEKEEDNMIKENVEEVMEEVREDMREEEHEEQEDTRDAAVHLEKALILTVLLIFLNFVCIQE